The proteins below are encoded in one region of Helianthus annuus cultivar XRQ/B chromosome 2, HanXRQr2.0-SUNRISE, whole genome shotgun sequence:
- the LOC110919889 gene encoding inositol-tetrakisphosphate 1-kinase 3 isoform X1 — protein MRYESEEDRDMESNSDCGSIVELGFQKKVVVVGYALTSKKIKSFLQPKFEGLARNKGIFFVPIDQTRPLSDQGPFDIVLHKLSGKEWQQILEDYRLTHPEVTVLDPPDAIQHVHNRQSMLQDVADLDFSDAYGTVGVPKQLVIEKDPSSISSAVKKAGLTLPLVAKPLVAKSHELSLAFDEYSLEKLEPPLVLQEFVNHGGVLFKVYIVGDAIKVVRRFSLPDVSKRELSRSVGVFRFPRVSSASQSADDADLDPCIGELPPRALLERLARELRRRLGLHLFNLDMIREHGTKNRFYVIDINYFPGYGKMPEYEHIFTDFLLNLAKSKYKKRSGSVS, from the exons ATGAGGTATGAGAGCGAAGAGGATCGAGATATGGAATCGAATAGTGATTGTGGGTCGATTGTTGAATTAGGGTTCCAGAAGAAGGTGGTTGTTGTGGGTTATGCTCTTACGTCTAAGAAGATTAAGAGCTTTTTGCAGCCCAAATTTGAAGGTTTGGCTAG GAATAAGGGGATATTTTTTGTTCCTATTGATCAAACAAGGCCTCTTTCAGATCAAGGTCCTTTTGACATTGTGTTGCATAAG TTATCTGGGAAGGAGTGGCAACAAATTCTCGAG GATTATCGGCTGACACATCCAGAAGTAACGGTCCTGGATCCTCCAGATGCAATACAACATGTTCACAATCGACAATCTATGCTTCAAGATGTAGCTGATCTGGACTTTTCTGATGCATATG GTACAGTAGGCGTCCCGAAACAATTGGTAATAGAAAAGGACCCATCTTCCATCTCTAGCGCTGTTAAGAAGGCAGGATTAACCCTTCCTCTTG TTGCAAAGCCATTGGTTGCAAAGTCACATGAACTATCACTAGCTTTCGATGAGTATTCCCTTGAGAAGCTTGAGCCTCCCCTTGTTCTTCAAGAGTTCGTTAATCACG GAGGTGTTTTGTTCAAAGTGTACATTGTCGGGGATGCAATCAAGGTTGTTAGGCGTTTCTCGTTGCCTGATGTCAGCAAGCGTGAGCTGTCAAGAAGTGTTGGTGTATTCCGGTTTCCTCGGGTCTCATCTGCTTCCCAGTCAGCAGATGATGCAGATTTAGACCCATGTATTGGTG AGCTTCCTCCACGGGCCTTACTTGAACGCCTTGCCAGAGAACTTCGCCGTCGTCTA GGGCTTCATCTGTTCAACTTGGATATGATTCGTGAGCATGGAACCAAGAATCGGTTTTATGTAATCGATATAAACTATTTTCCTG GGTATGGTAAAATGCCAGAATACGAGCATATATTTACCGATTTTCTTCTGAATTTGGCGAAAAGCAAGTACAAAAAACGGTCTGGCAGCGTATCGTAA
- the LOC110919889 gene encoding inositol-tetrakisphosphate 1-kinase 3 isoform X2, with protein sequence MLSGKEWQQILEDYRLTHPEVTVLDPPDAIQHVHNRQSMLQDVADLDFSDAYGTVGVPKQLVIEKDPSSISSAVKKAGLTLPLVAKPLVAKSHELSLAFDEYSLEKLEPPLVLQEFVNHGGVLFKVYIVGDAIKVVRRFSLPDVSKRELSRSVGVFRFPRVSSASQSADDADLDPCIGELPPRALLERLARELRRRLGLHLFNLDMIREHGTKNRFYVIDINYFPGYGKMPEYEHIFTDFLLNLAKSKYKKRSGSVS encoded by the exons ATG TTATCTGGGAAGGAGTGGCAACAAATTCTCGAG GATTATCGGCTGACACATCCAGAAGTAACGGTCCTGGATCCTCCAGATGCAATACAACATGTTCACAATCGACAATCTATGCTTCAAGATGTAGCTGATCTGGACTTTTCTGATGCATATG GTACAGTAGGCGTCCCGAAACAATTGGTAATAGAAAAGGACCCATCTTCCATCTCTAGCGCTGTTAAGAAGGCAGGATTAACCCTTCCTCTTG TTGCAAAGCCATTGGTTGCAAAGTCACATGAACTATCACTAGCTTTCGATGAGTATTCCCTTGAGAAGCTTGAGCCTCCCCTTGTTCTTCAAGAGTTCGTTAATCACG GAGGTGTTTTGTTCAAAGTGTACATTGTCGGGGATGCAATCAAGGTTGTTAGGCGTTTCTCGTTGCCTGATGTCAGCAAGCGTGAGCTGTCAAGAAGTGTTGGTGTATTCCGGTTTCCTCGGGTCTCATCTGCTTCCCAGTCAGCAGATGATGCAGATTTAGACCCATGTATTGGTG AGCTTCCTCCACGGGCCTTACTTGAACGCCTTGCCAGAGAACTTCGCCGTCGTCTA GGGCTTCATCTGTTCAACTTGGATATGATTCGTGAGCATGGAACCAAGAATCGGTTTTATGTAATCGATATAAACTATTTTCCTG GGTATGGTAAAATGCCAGAATACGAGCATATATTTACCGATTTTCTTCTGAATTTGGCGAAAAGCAAGTACAAAAAACGGTCTGGCAGCGTATCGTAA